Proteins from a single region of Streptomyces griseiscabiei:
- a CDS encoding cytochrome P450, with protein MPCPALPDGFDFTDPDLLHHRVPLPEFAALRRTEPVHWIPQAPGIAGFADEGYWAVTRHADVKYVSTHPELFSSTVNTAIIRFNEHIERDAIDAQRLILLNMDPPEHTRVRQIVQRVFTPRAIRALEDNLRHRALTIARQAVAHPGPFDFVTEVACELPLQAIAELIGIPQDDRIRIFEWSNRMISYDDPEYAITEEVGQQSAMELIAYAMNMAADRKQCPAKDIVTTLVAAEDEGNLTSDEFGFFVLMLAVAGNETTRNAITHGMHAFLTHPDQWDLYKRERPATAAEEIVRWAAPVNSFQRTATQDVELGGKLIRKGDRVGIFYASANHDPDVFENPDSFDITRDPNPHLGFGGGGPHFCLGKSLAVLEIDLIFNAIADAMPGLRLAGEPSRLRSAWINGVKHLQVTTG; from the coding sequence ATGCCCTGTCCAGCGCTGCCCGACGGGTTCGACTTCACCGACCCGGACCTGCTGCACCACCGTGTCCCCCTCCCGGAGTTCGCCGCACTGCGCCGTACGGAACCGGTCCACTGGATCCCGCAGGCACCCGGCATCGCGGGCTTCGCGGACGAGGGCTACTGGGCCGTCACCCGGCACGCGGACGTCAAGTACGTGTCCACGCACCCCGAGTTGTTCTCCTCCACCGTCAACACCGCGATCATCCGCTTCAACGAGCACATCGAGCGCGACGCGATCGACGCACAGCGGCTGATCCTGCTGAACATGGACCCACCGGAGCACACCCGGGTCCGGCAGATCGTGCAGCGGGTGTTCACCCCGAGGGCGATCCGCGCGCTGGAGGACAACCTGCGCCACCGCGCCCTGACCATCGCGCGCCAGGCCGTCGCCCACCCCGGCCCCTTCGACTTCGTCACCGAGGTCGCCTGCGAACTGCCCCTGCAGGCCATCGCCGAGCTGATCGGCATCCCGCAGGACGACCGTATCCGGATCTTCGAGTGGTCGAACCGGATGATCTCGTACGACGACCCGGAGTACGCGATCACCGAGGAGGTCGGCCAGCAGTCGGCGATGGAGCTGATCGCCTACGCCATGAACATGGCCGCCGACCGCAAGCAGTGCCCGGCGAAGGACATCGTCACCACGCTGGTCGCCGCCGAGGACGAGGGCAACCTCACCTCCGACGAGTTCGGCTTCTTCGTGCTGATGCTGGCGGTCGCCGGCAACGAGACGACCCGCAACGCCATCACCCACGGGATGCACGCCTTCCTCACCCACCCCGACCAGTGGGACCTCTACAAGCGGGAGCGCCCGGCGACCGCCGCCGAGGAGATCGTGCGCTGGGCCGCCCCGGTCAACTCCTTCCAGCGCACCGCCACCCAGGACGTGGAGCTCGGCGGCAAGCTCATCCGGAAGGGCGACCGCGTCGGCATCTTCTACGCCTCCGCCAACCACGACCCGGACGTCTTCGAGAACCCCGACTCCTTCGACATCACCCGCGACCCCAACCCCCACCTCGGCTTCGGCGGCGGAGGCCCGCACTTCTGCCTCGGCAAGTCCCTGGCGGTCCTGGAGATCGACCTGATCTTCAACGCGATCGCCGACGCGATGCCGGGGCTGCGGCTGGCCGGTGAGCCGAGCCGGTTGCGCTCCGCCTGGATCAACGGGGTGAAGCACCTTCAGGTGACCACCGGCTGA
- a CDS encoding S8 family serine peptidase encodes MDRAELLAVFYGEGPVPVLWATDCPVHFDVWLAFAGPPTPAPAAPPSSYRQDLILAVREEYGVERALERLRRLRLTEACRPVAAGSFVVAQMTLEELVTALLPLTNLAGVVRVSHELAVESGTEGIEKALQGHIRAPATSEIHDNMQRRQERGRHLTWFLNLLHRVMADAGPDRRDAREVTAALVRMLADAVPDASPVRGAHSQVGQVVDRRQKYPVVSVTTNRRASRAVVRSRRTIKADAAEQVFSVDTASIGWAVVDSGIDARHSAFHEWDTTVSPPRRLESRIARSFDFTCVRAKLPDDALVNGLVNWSAALPSVENDPAPGPPAPGRPDPYVPPGDQHGTHIAGIIGGWWPELEFRGICPRIRLYDFRVLNDDGEGDEFSIVTALQAVRHINEQAGRFVIAGVNLSLSVPHDVATHSTGWTPVCVECDRLTRSGVVVVTAAGNAGFSGAVRTLGTGYHDISISDPGNAESVITVGSTHRSNPHRHGVSHFSSRGPTGDGRPKPDLVAPGEDIDGPIPGEGIAAMHGTSQAAAHVSGAAAMLLARYRELLGRPERVKEILCATATDLARERDFQGHGLVDVLRAMQSV; translated from the coding sequence ATGGACCGAGCCGAACTCCTGGCGGTGTTCTACGGGGAGGGCCCCGTCCCCGTGTTGTGGGCGACCGACTGCCCCGTGCACTTCGACGTATGGCTGGCCTTCGCCGGACCGCCGACACCCGCACCGGCGGCGCCCCCGTCGTCGTACCGGCAGGATCTGATCCTCGCCGTCCGGGAGGAGTACGGCGTCGAGCGGGCGCTCGAACGGCTGCGGCGGCTGCGGCTGACCGAGGCGTGCCGGCCCGTGGCGGCCGGGAGTTTCGTGGTGGCGCAGATGACGCTGGAGGAACTGGTGACGGCGCTGCTGCCGTTGACCAATCTCGCGGGGGTGGTGCGGGTGTCGCACGAACTCGCCGTCGAGAGCGGGACGGAGGGCATCGAGAAGGCCCTCCAGGGGCACATCCGGGCCCCGGCGACCAGCGAGATCCACGACAACATGCAGCGCCGCCAGGAACGCGGGCGGCATCTGACCTGGTTCCTCAATCTGCTGCACCGGGTCATGGCGGACGCCGGCCCTGACCGCCGGGACGCGCGGGAGGTGACCGCCGCGCTCGTGCGGATGCTGGCCGACGCCGTGCCGGACGCGTCCCCGGTGCGCGGCGCCCACAGCCAGGTCGGGCAGGTCGTCGACCGGCGGCAGAAGTATCCGGTCGTCTCGGTGACGACGAACCGCCGGGCGTCCCGCGCGGTCGTACGGTCCCGGCGGACCATCAAGGCCGACGCCGCCGAGCAGGTGTTCTCGGTGGACACCGCCTCCATCGGCTGGGCCGTGGTCGACAGCGGCATCGACGCGCGGCACTCGGCGTTCCACGAGTGGGACACCACCGTCTCTCCGCCACGCAGACTGGAGTCGCGGATCGCCCGTTCCTTCGACTTCACCTGCGTACGGGCGAAGCTCCCCGACGACGCGCTGGTCAACGGGCTGGTGAACTGGTCGGCCGCCCTGCCGTCCGTCGAGAACGACCCGGCCCCCGGCCCGCCCGCGCCGGGACGGCCGGACCCGTATGTGCCGCCCGGCGACCAGCACGGTACGCACATCGCCGGGATCATCGGCGGATGGTGGCCGGAGCTGGAGTTCCGGGGCATCTGTCCGCGGATCCGGCTGTACGACTTCCGGGTGCTGAACGACGACGGCGAGGGCGACGAGTTCTCCATCGTCACCGCGCTCCAGGCGGTCCGGCACATCAACGAGCAGGCCGGGCGGTTCGTCATCGCCGGGGTCAACCTCAGTCTGTCGGTGCCGCACGACGTCGCCACCCACTCCACCGGGTGGACCCCGGTGTGCGTCGAGTGCGACCGGCTGACACGGTCGGGGGTGGTGGTCGTCACGGCGGCCGGGAACGCCGGGTTCAGCGGGGCCGTCCGCACCCTGGGCACCGGCTACCACGACATCAGCATCTCCGATCCCGGCAACGCGGAGTCGGTCATCACCGTCGGCTCCACCCACCGCAGCAATCCGCACCGCCACGGCGTCAGTCACTTCTCCAGCCGCGGCCCCACCGGCGACGGCCGGCCCAAGCCCGATCTGGTGGCGCCGGGCGAGGACATCGACGGTCCGATACCCGGCGAGGGCATCGCCGCCATGCACGGCACCAGCCAGGCGGCGGCCCATGTCAGCGGGGCGGCGGCCATGCTGCTGGCCCGCTACCGCGAGTTGCTCGGGCGCCCCGAGCGCGTGAAGGAGATCCTCTGCGCGACGGCGACCGACCTCGCCCGTGAACGCGACTTCCAGGGCCATGGGCTCGTCGATGTGCTGCGCGCCATGCAGTCCGTGTGA
- a CDS encoding aggregation-promoting factor C-terminal-like domain-containing protein produces MSPKKRCPVTKSVLRRIASPKKALAGVTLAAAATGALLAAAPAQAASEASQAQAVAKKMISDSAQYKCFSHIVDHESDWNVDATNASSGAYGLVQALPGSKMASAGSDWKTNAATQIKWGVDYMKDRYGSPCGAWNFWQANNWY; encoded by the coding sequence ATGTCCCCGAAGAAAAGGTGCCCCGTGACCAAGTCCGTTCTCCGCCGCATCGCCTCCCCGAAGAAGGCCCTCGCCGGTGTCACCCTGGCCGCTGCCGCGACCGGTGCCCTGCTCGCCGCCGCGCCCGCCCAGGCCGCGTCGGAGGCCTCTCAGGCCCAGGCGGTCGCGAAGAAGATGATCTCGGACTCGGCCCAGTACAAGTGCTTCTCCCACATCGTCGACCACGAGAGCGACTGGAACGTCGACGCGACGAACGCGTCCTCCGGTGCCTACGGCCTGGTCCAGGCGCTCCCCGGTTCGAAGATGGCCTCCGCCGGTTCCGACTGGAAGACCAACGCCGCCACCCAGATCAAGTGGGGCGTGGACTACATGAAGGACCGCTACGGCAGCCCCTGTGGCGCGTGGAACTTCTGGCAGGCCAACAACTGGTACTGA
- a CDS encoding ECF transporter S component has product MSRPVPLSPRTVAALLLVGLVGGAAFAWPFFADPGSQVTAHAQDAPWLFAGLLVLLVGVVGATLSEAGLGAKAVAMLGVLAATGAALRPIGAGTAGIEPMFFLMVLSGRVLGPGFGFTLGAVTMFSSALLTGGVGPWMPFQMLSMGWFAMGAGLLPGARRLRGPAELALLAVYGFAAAFAYGTVMNLYGWPFIGTLASNIAFDPAADPATNLARFVAYCLATSLGWDLGRAVVTVVLTLTLGTPVLKALRRATRRAAFESAVTFTPPTR; this is encoded by the coding sequence ATGAGCCGTCCCGTCCCCCTCTCCCCGCGTACCGTCGCCGCCCTCCTCCTCGTCGGTCTCGTCGGCGGCGCGGCCTTCGCCTGGCCGTTCTTCGCGGACCCCGGGTCCCAGGTGACGGCGCACGCGCAGGACGCGCCGTGGCTGTTCGCGGGGCTGCTCGTGCTGCTGGTCGGGGTCGTCGGGGCGACGCTCTCGGAGGCCGGGCTCGGGGCGAAGGCGGTGGCGATGCTCGGGGTGCTCGCGGCGACCGGCGCGGCCCTGCGCCCCATCGGGGCGGGTACGGCCGGCATCGAGCCGATGTTCTTCCTGATGGTGCTCAGCGGCCGGGTCCTCGGCCCCGGCTTCGGCTTCACCCTCGGCGCGGTGACCATGTTCTCGTCCGCGCTGCTGACCGGGGGCGTGGGGCCGTGGATGCCGTTCCAGATGCTGTCGATGGGCTGGTTCGCGATGGGCGCCGGGCTGCTGCCGGGCGCCCGCCGCCTGCGCGGCCCTGCCGAACTCGCCCTGCTCGCCGTCTACGGCTTCGCCGCCGCCTTCGCCTACGGCACGGTCATGAACCTCTACGGCTGGCCCTTCATCGGCACCCTCGCCTCGAACATCGCCTTCGACCCGGCCGCCGACCCGGCCACCAACCTCGCCCGTTTCGTCGCGTACTGCCTGGCCACCTCCCTCGGCTGGGACCTGGGCCGCGCGGTCGTCACCGTCGTCCTGACCCTCACGCTCGGCACCCCGGTGCTGAAGGCCCTGCGCCGGGCCACCCGCAGGGCAGCCTTCGAGAGCGCGGTCACATTCACCCCGCCCACCCGGTGA
- a CDS encoding ABC transporter ATP-binding protein produces MIRFEDVSVTYDGADRPTVQGVDFEVPEGELVLLVGPSGVGKSTVLGAVSGLVPHFTGGTLRGRVTVAGRDTRTHKPRELADVVGTVGQDPLSHFVTDTVEDELAYGMESLGLAPDVMRRRVEETLDLLGLADLRDRPIATLSGGQQQRVAIGSVLTPHPGVLVLDEPTSALDPAAAEEVLAVLQRLVHDLGTTVLMAEHRLERVVQYADRVALLPAPGAPPVLGTPAEVMAVSPVYPPVVDLGRLAGWSPLPLTVRDARRRAEPLRETLALKGRGELRDQPRPTHTPHTTEAPELSPASRSLLRRLMTRRTPLRAPALPAAPATVTALDVHRGRVHALTRVDLTVTPGETIALMGRNGAGKSTLLSALVGLVAPAAGSVRVGGLVPHRTAPGDLVRRVGLVPQEPRDLLYTDTVAAECAAADRDAGAEAGTCRALVSGLLPGIGDDTHPRDLSEGQRLALALAVVLTARPPLLLLDEPTRGLDYAAKSRLVGTLRGLAAEGHAIVLATHDVELAAELADRVLILADGEIVADGPTAEIVVGSPSFAPQTTKILAPQKWLTPAQVRHALRAAEGEGPGGTGAGGRQS; encoded by the coding sequence GTGATCCGCTTCGAGGATGTCTCCGTGACGTACGACGGGGCGGACCGACCCACCGTCCAGGGCGTGGACTTCGAGGTCCCGGAGGGTGAACTCGTGCTGCTCGTCGGGCCGTCGGGGGTCGGCAAGTCGACGGTGCTCGGCGCGGTGAGCGGACTCGTGCCGCACTTCACCGGCGGCACCCTGCGCGGCCGGGTCACGGTGGCGGGCCGGGACACCCGCACCCACAAGCCGCGTGAACTCGCCGATGTCGTGGGCACGGTGGGGCAGGACCCGCTGTCGCACTTCGTGACGGACACCGTCGAGGACGAACTCGCCTACGGGATGGAGTCGTTGGGGCTCGCCCCGGACGTCATGCGGCGCCGGGTGGAGGAGACGCTCGACCTGCTGGGCCTCGCGGACCTCCGTGACCGGCCGATCGCCACGCTCTCCGGCGGCCAGCAGCAGCGCGTCGCGATCGGGTCCGTCCTCACCCCGCACCCGGGCGTCCTCGTCCTCGACGAACCGACCTCCGCGCTGGACCCGGCCGCCGCCGAGGAGGTCCTGGCCGTGCTCCAGCGGCTCGTCCACGACCTCGGCACGACCGTCCTCATGGCGGAGCACCGCCTGGAACGCGTCGTCCAGTACGCCGACCGGGTCGCCCTGCTCCCGGCCCCGGGCGCCCCGCCCGTCCTGGGCACCCCGGCGGAGGTGATGGCCGTCTCACCGGTCTACCCACCGGTGGTGGACCTGGGCCGCCTGGCGGGCTGGTCCCCGCTGCCCCTGACCGTCCGGGACGCCCGCCGGCGCGCGGAACCACTCCGAGAGACCCTCGCCCTCAAGGGGCGCGGGGAACTGCGCGATCAACCACGACCCACCCACACCCCGCACACGACAGAGGCCCCCGAGCTCTCCCCGGCCTCACGCTCCCTCCTCCGGCGCCTCATGACCAGGCGCACCCCCCTTCGCGCTCCCGCGCTCCCCGCCGCCCCGGCGACGGTCACGGCCCTCGACGTCCACCGCGGCCGTGTCCACGCCCTCACCCGCGTCGACCTCACCGTCACCCCCGGCGAGACGATCGCCCTCATGGGCCGCAACGGCGCCGGCAAGTCCACGCTCCTCTCCGCGCTGGTCGGCCTGGTGGCACCGGCGGCCGGTTCGGTGCGGGTGGGCGGGCTGGTCCCCCACCGGACGGCGCCCGGTGACCTCGTACGCCGGGTGGGACTCGTACCGCAGGAGCCCCGTGACCTGCTGTACACGGACACGGTCGCGGCGGAGTGCGCGGCGGCGGACCGGGACGCGGGGGCCGAGGCGGGCACGTGCCGGGCGCTCGTGTCCGGGCTGCTGCCGGGGATCGGGGACGACACGCACCCCCGCGACCTGTCGGAGGGACAGCGCCTGGCGCTCGCGCTCGCGGTCGTCCTCACGGCCCGCCCGCCGCTGCTGCTCCTCGACGAGCCGACCCGGGGTCTGGACTACGCGGCGAAGTCTCGCCTGGTCGGGACGTTGCGCGGGCTCGCCGCCGAGGGCCACGCCATCGTCCTCGCCACCCACGACGTCGAACTGGCCGCCGAGCTGGCCGACCGTGTCCTGATCCTCGCCGACGGCGAGATCGTCGCCGACGGCCCCACCGCCGAGATCGTCGTCGGCTCCCCGTCCTTCGCCCCCCAGACCACCAAGATCCTCGCTCCCCAGAAGTGGCTGACCCCGGCCCAGGTACGCCACGCGCTGCGGGCGGCCGAGGGGGAAGGGCCCGGCGGGACCGGGGCAGGAGGCCGGCAGTCATGA
- a CDS encoding ComEC/Rec2 family competence protein translates to MLTFDFLDARHGDCFLVRWDAEEPRGRPAHDERVMLVDGGPAGVYRASLQGRLHRLTGGDDGSPPNGTPPHLDVVCLSHVDDDHAGGLVRLFKDMRRAEQDGEDPPYDVDALWFNSVEELVEQRAPGLSASVHPLLEAAAASDAAVTASYNQGRDIRDAAAALRLDGNSPFAGPLTEGAGTTLHDLDVTVVAPDEGALAELEEKWREARRRRDPEVISAAYADSSVQNLSSIVLLLRHGDGTALLTGDARGDHVLAGLSALDLLDDDAPLHLDLLKLPHHGSDRNVEPGFFERVRADHYVISADGVRHHHPGEDTLRWLVESRAPEDEYVVHLTNHIPFAEEALAGLRADRAFEVDVRGPADQALVITIGDRP, encoded by the coding sequence ATGCTGACCTTCGATTTCCTCGACGCCCGCCACGGCGACTGCTTCCTGGTCCGCTGGGACGCGGAGGAACCCCGGGGCCGCCCGGCGCACGACGAGCGCGTCATGCTCGTCGACGGCGGGCCCGCCGGGGTCTACCGGGCCTCCCTGCAGGGCCGGTTGCACCGGCTCACCGGCGGGGACGACGGCTCGCCGCCGAACGGCACCCCGCCCCACCTCGACGTCGTCTGCCTCTCCCACGTCGACGACGACCACGCCGGCGGTCTCGTCCGGCTCTTCAAGGACATGCGGCGGGCCGAGCAGGACGGGGAGGACCCGCCGTACGACGTGGACGCCCTGTGGTTCAACTCCGTGGAGGAACTCGTCGAGCAGCGGGCCCCGGGGCTGAGCGCGTCCGTCCACCCGCTCCTGGAAGCCGCGGCTGCCTCCGACGCGGCGGTCACCGCCAGCTACAACCAGGGCCGGGACATCCGCGACGCGGCCGCCGCCCTGCGGCTGGACGGCAACTCCCCCTTCGCCGGCCCTCTCACCGAGGGTGCCGGGACGACCCTGCACGACCTGGACGTCACGGTCGTCGCACCGGACGAGGGCGCCCTCGCCGAGTTGGAGGAGAAGTGGCGCGAGGCGAGGCGGCGCCGTGACCCGGAGGTCATCTCGGCGGCGTACGCGGACAGTTCGGTGCAGAACCTGTCCAGCATCGTGCTGCTCCTGCGGCACGGGGACGGCACCGCGCTGCTCACCGGCGACGCCCGGGGCGACCACGTCCTCGCCGGACTGTCCGCCCTCGATCTGCTCGACGACGACGCCCCGCTCCACCTCGACCTGCTGAAGCTCCCGCACCACGGCAGCGACCGCAATGTGGAGCCCGGCTTCTTCGAGCGGGTCCGGGCCGACCACTACGTCATCTCGGCCGACGGCGTACGCCACCACCACCCGGGCGAGGACACCCTGCGCTGGCTGGTCGAGTCCCGAGCCCCCGAGGACGAGTACGTCGTCCATCTCACCAACCACATCCCCTTCGCCGAGGAGGCGCTGGCCGGACTGCGCGCGGACCGTGCCTTCGAGGTCGACGTCAGAGGACCCGCCGACCAGGCGCTCGTCATCACGATCGGAGACCGGCCATGA
- a CDS encoding patatin-like phospholipase family protein, with protein MTRSRHAEDTFTRPGPPDARDGARDDARDGVRPDAPLWAVDSPALGTGLTTRPCGDPLRPAHPPAADGTPVALALSGGGFRATLSALGFVRLLADTGLLPRLRYSSSVSGGSIANACLATAWPALRERDFTPAAVDDLVIAPVVDRVRAHSLKRALLRDIWRTLGPTTRTDLLARRLDDWFLGGTELEDLDPQVRWIVNAANLTTGVRFTFERDVYGDYSTGLARTAGTGLRLSRAVSASAAVPGAFPPVVLDSAPFPCATHRPALLDGGTYDNTGLEALDSDNYRHTFLCALNAGGLLRPGLYGRVPVIRDLARANSLLYRQSTALRTRATIERFRRGAALGPVGELPPGARRGILVQLSTEFPLADPPLARWRATFPEHRTHDGRDLALVPTVFDRLAPSLCRALVHRGWWLGGAGLAAYHPQLLPPDLAGMVPPDI; from the coding sequence ATGACCAGGTCACGGCATGCGGAGGACACCTTCACCCGGCCCGGCCCGCCCGACGCGCGGGACGGCGCCCGGGACGACGCACGGGACGGCGTACGGCCGGACGCCCCGCTCTGGGCCGTGGACTCCCCCGCCCTCGGGACGGGCCTCACCACCCGCCCCTGCGGCGACCCCCTCCGCCCGGCCCACCCGCCGGCCGCCGACGGCACGCCGGTCGCCCTCGCCCTCTCCGGCGGCGGCTTCCGCGCCACACTCTCCGCGCTGGGCTTCGTCCGGCTGCTGGCCGACACCGGACTGCTCCCCCGGCTGCGCTACTCCTCCTCCGTGTCCGGCGGCTCGATCGCCAACGCCTGTCTCGCCACCGCCTGGCCGGCCCTGCGCGAGCGGGACTTCACCCCGGCGGCGGTGGACGACCTCGTGATCGCCCCCGTCGTCGACCGGGTCCGCGCCCACTCCCTCAAGCGGGCGCTCCTGCGGGACATCTGGCGCACCCTCGGCCCCACCACCCGCACCGACCTGCTGGCCCGCCGCCTCGACGACTGGTTCCTCGGGGGAACCGAACTGGAGGACCTGGACCCGCAGGTTCGCTGGATCGTCAACGCCGCCAACCTGACCACCGGCGTCCGCTTCACCTTCGAACGCGATGTGTACGGCGACTACTCGACCGGTCTCGCCCGCACCGCGGGTACCGGCCTGCGGCTCAGCCGCGCGGTCTCGGCGTCGGCGGCGGTGCCCGGCGCCTTCCCGCCCGTGGTCCTCGACAGCGCGCCCTTCCCCTGTGCCACCCACCGGCCCGCCCTCCTGGACGGCGGCACCTACGACAACACCGGTCTGGAGGCCCTGGACAGCGACAACTACCGCCATACGTTCCTGTGCGCCCTCAACGCCGGGGGCCTGCTCCGCCCCGGTCTGTACGGCCGTGTCCCGGTGATCCGCGATCTGGCGCGGGCCAACTCCCTCCTCTACCGCCAGAGCACCGCGCTGCGCACCCGGGCCACGATCGAACGCTTCCGGCGCGGCGCGGCCCTCGGTCCGGTCGGTGAACTCCCGCCCGGCGCCCGCCGGGGCATCCTGGTGCAGCTCTCCACCGAGTTCCCGCTCGCGGACCCGCCGCTGGCCCGCTGGCGGGCGACCTTCCCCGAACACCGCACCCACGACGGCCGTGATCTGGCCCTGGTCCCCACCGTCTTCGACCGCCTCGCCCCGTCCCTCTGCCGCGCCCTCGTCCACCGGGGCTGGTGGCTCGGTGGCGCCGGCCTGGCCGCCTACCACCCTCAGCTCCTCCCCCCGGACCTGGCGGGCATGGTCCCACCGGACATCTGA
- a CDS encoding steroid 3-ketoacyl-CoA thiolase, translated as MAAEPVIVEAVRTPIGRRGGALANLHPAYLLGETYRELLGRTGIPADCVEQIVGGTVTHAGEQSMNPARTAWLTMGLPYETAATTVDCQCGSSQQASHMVANMVAAGVIDVGISCGVEAMSRVPLGSGSKHGPGKPFPEEWNVDLPNQFEAAERIARHRGLTRENVDALGLLSQERAAAAWAEERFKKETFAVQVPTTEAEQGAGQGMWRLVDHDEGLRDTSMEALARLKPIMPTAVHTAGNSSQISDGAAAIMWASKRMARALKLRPRARIVAQALVGSDPHFHLDGPIDATKAVLGKAGMSLRDIDLVEINEAFASVVLSWAQVFDQDLTKVNVNGGAIALGHPVGATGARLITSALHELERTDKEFALVTMCAGGGLATGTIIQRL; from the coding sequence ATGGCCGCGGAACCCGTGATCGTCGAAGCCGTACGCACCCCCATCGGCAGGCGCGGCGGCGCGCTCGCCAATCTGCACCCCGCCTACCTCCTGGGCGAGACCTACCGTGAACTCCTCGGCCGTACCGGCATCCCCGCCGACTGCGTCGAGCAGATCGTCGGCGGCACGGTGACCCACGCCGGCGAGCAGTCCATGAACCCCGCGCGCACGGCCTGGCTGACCATGGGCCTGCCGTACGAGACGGCCGCCACGACCGTGGACTGCCAGTGCGGCTCCTCGCAGCAGGCCTCGCACATGGTGGCCAACATGGTCGCCGCCGGGGTCATCGACGTCGGCATCAGCTGCGGAGTCGAGGCCATGTCCCGGGTGCCGCTCGGGTCGGGCTCCAAGCACGGGCCGGGCAAGCCGTTCCCGGAGGAGTGGAACGTCGATCTGCCCAACCAGTTCGAGGCGGCGGAGCGGATCGCCCGGCACCGGGGCCTCACCCGGGAGAACGTGGACGCGCTGGGGCTGCTCTCGCAGGAGCGGGCCGCCGCCGCGTGGGCCGAGGAGCGGTTCAAGAAGGAGACCTTCGCCGTCCAGGTGCCGACCACCGAGGCGGAACAGGGTGCCGGGCAGGGCATGTGGCGGCTCGTCGACCACGACGAGGGGCTGCGCGACACCTCCATGGAGGCGCTGGCCCGGCTGAAGCCGATCATGCCGACGGCCGTCCACACGGCGGGCAACTCCTCCCAGATCAGCGACGGCGCGGCGGCGATCATGTGGGCGTCCAAGCGGATGGCGCGGGCGCTGAAGCTGCGGCCACGCGCGCGGATCGTCGCCCAGGCGCTGGTCGGTTCCGACCCGCACTTCCACCTCGACGGGCCGATCGACGCCACCAAGGCGGTGCTGGGCAAGGCCGGGATGTCGCTGCGCGACATCGACCTGGTCGAGATCAACGAGGCCTTCGCGTCCGTGGTGCTCAGCTGGGCGCAGGTCTTCGACCAGGACCTGACGAAGGTCAACGTCAACGGCGGCGCCATCGCCCTCGGCCACCCGGTGGGCGCGACGGGAGCCCGGCTCATCACCTCCGCCCTGCACGAACTGGAGCGCACCGACAAGGAGTTCGCCCTGGTGACGATGTGCGCGGGCGGCGGGCTGGCGACCGGGACGATCATCCAGCGGCTGTAG